TAACCGTGGCCCTCGATGCCAATTGTATGGCCAGTATCAGCGCCGCAGATATAGACGAAAATTCATTTGACAATTGCCAGATCGCCTCCATGAGCGTCAGTCCGAACACTTTTACCCATTGTGGTGAATTCCAGGTGACGCTGACGGTAACGGATATCTGTGGCCTGCAGGGTACGTGTACCAGTGTGGTGACGGTGATCGACGGTATTGCTCCAATGGTAACCTGTCCACAGGACGTAACGGTTACGGCTTTTCTTCCTGATTGTGAAGCGGTGGTAAATAATATCTATATCCTTAGCGCTTCAGATAATTGTAGTATAGCTTCGATTATGTATGTCATTTCCGGTGCAACAACTCTTTCGGGAACCGGAGACGCCAGCGGACAAACCTTCCAGCAAGGAACGTCAACGGTGACTTATACGGTTACTGACGATTGTGGGAATACGGCTTCCTGCTCCTTTGATGTCATCGTGGAATGTGTTCAATGCACCTGCAACGGTTTTGCCAACCTCTCATTTTATAACCTTGGAGTGCCTGACGTTGCCGTGAGCTGTAACCAGCCAACAGTAGAATTGCCTTGTATTCCCAATGATGGATTATATTGGTTCAAGGGTGATTTACTCTGTTCTGCTGACTGCCCATCAAGCATTGACTACCAAATTTCTGCCAATGGAGGGCCAGCCATCTTGAGCGGTTCGGTCTTTGGAGGTATTCAGATCCCCATCCTCTCCTTTGGAGCTGCCCAAATCGGAGGTCCCGGAAATTATCAGTTAATTTTGACAGGTAATTGTGGAGGAGACATTTGCACTTGTGTCATTAATTTCACCGTGCCCGAATGTTGTGACTGCGGCGAATTTTCAGAAATGACCTTCCGGCCGGCTCAGGGAGCCATGAACCTCCCGATCTCCTGTGGAGATACTATGGGTATTCTCTGCAACCAGGCCTTTAGTCCCCAGGTCAGTGGATTGTTCCAGTGTCAGGGGCCGCAATGTCCCGCAGTTAATAATATTAACTGGACGCTCAGCGAACCGGGCGGTCCGATCACCCAAAGTGGTCTCATTAACGGTCCTAATTTTAATTTTAGCTTAACCCCGGCATGGTTTAATACCCCGGGCATTTATACGCTGACCTTCACAGGAAGCTGTGGGGGCCAGTATTGCCCTCCCTGTGTGCTGTATTTTGAATCAGAGGGATGTAACTGCTGCACCGACCAGGAGGCTTTTCTCCAGGCCGTGGCAAATTTCCAGGCCAATGCCCAATTTGGCAATTGTTCCATAAATGTAAATGGCACAGGACTGAACGATTGCCTACAGGTCACCTGGGATTGGGGAGATGGCTCTCCTCTTGAAGGACCTTATTCCAATAATACACCAGTATCCCATTCATACACCGGCACTCCTGCACCTCCCTACACCGTCTGTTACACCATTCAGGAGTTTAACGCCGGTGAAGTTTGCTGGGAGATTACAGTGTGCCTCGACGAACAGGTTTTTTGCGACACCTGCTCCTGCGGTGAGCTCAGCGACCTGACCTGGCGCCCGTCACAGGGAGCGCCAAACATTCCGATTGAATGTGGTGACTCACTGGTCCTTGGCTGCCTAAATCCCGGTGCCAATGTGATGTTTGAAGGTCACTTTGACTGCATAGGGGAGGACTGCCCGCCGCCTTTGGTGAATTGGGTTTTGCGGGAAAAAGGAACCCAGCTATTTGTCGGCGCCGGCACCGTCAGCGGTTCGAACTTCCAGATTCCGTTACCGGCATCCTATTTTACTTTCCCAAAAGTTTACGAGTTATTCATCATTGGGGAGTGTAACGGGGTCCTTTGCCAGGAATGTATGTTCATGATCATGACGACGGAATGTCCGTGTGAATGTGGCGAATTTACTGAAATGTCCTTCCGCCCAACACAGGGATCCATGAATATTCCTATAAACTGCGGGGATACCATGGGCATCCTTTGCAACCAGGCCTTCCCCCCGGAGATCAGTGGATTTTTCCAATGCCAGGGCACCGATTGCCCTCCGGATAACACCCTGACCTGGACGCTTAATGAACCAACAGGTCCAATAACCCAAAGCGGAACGACAAACGGAGGAAATTTTACCATTAGCCTAACCCCGGCCTGGTTTAACCACCCCGGCATTTATTCGCTGACGATCACAGGAAACTGCGGTGGTCAGGCATGCCCGCCATGCATACTGTATTTTGAATCTGCGGGATGTGACTGCTGCGCCGACTACGAAGCCTTCATCGCAAACGTACAAAATGCCGTCGCCGTTAGTGTGGACAATGCAATGTGCAAAGCCACCGTAAACATCGGGGACCTCGGCGATTGCAACGATTATCTTGATTTTATCGACTGGGGCGACAACCAGGTATATCTCGGGCCATTTACCTCCGGAGACATGCCGATGCATGTCTATTCCGGCAGCGGCGTGTACCAGGTTTGCTATAAGGCGATAGAAAAGGATGCAAACGGGGTCATCTGCTTTGACTCCACCTTCTGTAAAGCCATTGATATTGCCTGTTCCATTCAGCAGGATACCTGCGTCATGGCACCGGACGGATTGGTAGGATGGTGGCCTATGGATGACCAATGGGGTGACCCGGATGTGATAGATATTTCCGGAGGCCTTCACCATGGCATACCAGAACCCAATGGTTTTGTAGGACTTCCTAATGGTCCTGAACCGGTAGCCGGAAAAGTAGACGGTGCGTTGGATTTTGTCAGTGTGCCGGGCACCAGTTGGGTGACCGTCAATAATCATAATGATTTCCAATTCGGCGGCGGCAGCTTCTCCATTGATGCCTGGATCAACACCGATATGGGCACACAAACAGAGCCCATCGTCAGTAAAATAAATTACCTGACGAATACCGGTTATGCGCTCTCCATCCAGGGTACATCGCCTTATTACCTGACCCTGGAACTCGGCACAGGTACCATGGTGGAATATTTACAGGGACCTGCCATAACTCCAGGTGTATGGAACTTCGTTGCCGTGTCTGTCCTTCCGCAAAACTGGGTTACTTTCTACGTGGGCAATGCCAGCAGTAGTGGAGTCCTTAGCCAAATCAGCCTTCCGATTGGAGTAACCGACGCAGCCAATACGCTTCCATTGCTCATTGGTAAAAATCCGTCCAACCCCCACTGGGATATCACCATTGATGAGTTGGAAATTTTCAGCCTTGCACTATATCCATGGGAGTTCAATACCATCTGGCAAGCAGGCGCCCTGGGCAAATGCAAGCCCGCCTGCCTTTGCGGTAATCTTGGTGCAGATGTCGATGCCGGATACACTGTATTTAGGCTTAATGATACTAGCACTATTTACCAGTTTCACCCCATAGGATTGCTGGATGATTGCGACCTGGTTGTCTGGGATTGGGGGCATGATGGTGCTGTTAGTGAATCTACAGGCAGGGCAGTTGTATCACATACCTTCCCTAATAGTGCTGATTATACTGTTACAATGACAGTCAACCGGTTGGAAGATAATGGGAACACCTGTAGTGCCTCAACAAATTCTATTGTAAACTCATTGAGGGATTTTGCGGATGATGCCAACCTTTTCCACCTCTTCCCCAACCCGACCAACGGCCACCTGACACTCCGCTTTGACGGTCCTGCGCCGAGGAAAGGCCAATGGCAGGTCATCGACTTGTGGGGCCGGGTAGTTCGGACGGAAACCCTCGAACCCAATAAGCCACAACATCAGTTAAATATTGAATCATTGCCGGCCGGCCTCTATTTCGTAAAAGTACTGGACGACGGGATCCCCGTCTGGATAGAGAAAGTTATTAAGCAATAACCCCATGTCCCCCTGGTCAATTTATTTTGGCCGGGGGGCAACCCCAAAAAACCATTTTTAAACCATACCTCCCTTTAAATTAAAGGGAAAATAACAAACGTCAATCATGTACCCATCATTATCCAATGCAAAAACAAGTGACCGATCCGGTTTTTTCAACTCCTGCCTATCTTTGGGATGGCACCAACCGGCTTCCCGGAATACTCGAATTATGGAATACAGAGGTTGTTTTCAGATTTTCAGGTTTTAAATCAAGCCACCTCAACCTGGTCATTCCTGTCTCGTCTATTGAAAAGGTAGAAGAATACCTGATTTTTGATTTGGCCAAAAACGGTCTTAAAATACAGAGCCGGGAAGATAAATTTGATCTTTTTGTAATGGAGGAGGTCTGGAAATTCAAAAATTCCCTGACCAAAGCACTGGATAGACTTTAGAAAAGAAGGTCATCTGCCACCAGTTTATCGATCGTGGCAATCAAAGCCATCAACACTTTATTGTGATTCATATTGTAATCAGCTTCCGTGGTGGATCCCAGTTTGTGTTCTGCTTCATTTTTGCTGTATCGCGCAAAGTTCAGGATGAACTCTTCGTATATCCCTGCACTGTTATCCACACGGGCATTTACACTATTCTGAAGTTCGACTATATGATTATTCCCTATAAGTTTTTTCCAGGTATGCTTTAGTTCAGCCGTTGCATCTGCTGCAAAGACTATCCCCGGTTTATTCAGAAAAGACTGGTTGTCTATTTTATTGATGATATTCAGCAGCATCCCTTTTTCCTTTTCCAGGTTTGAGATCCGAACCTTCATGAATTCAAATTCGGCAGCTTCCAAGGGCGTTAGGTTGACCGGGTTATGGAATTCCTCCTCAAAAAGTTTAATGGCAGGATCAATGTATTTTATCCGGTCGGAAAAAGATTGTTTCAGGAAGTCCTTGTTGATCAAATCCCCGCTATTTACATTGAGCATTTCCCCGCTGGAGAATTGAATGGATACGAAATCATCCTGGTCGTTGTAATCCAATTGGTCAAAATTGATGTTTTGCTTTAATTCCATTTCCCATTTTTAAGTTAAATTAATGGAAATTGATATCAAAGTCAAGATAGCTGTGGCTATCTACGGACATTTTTATGTTTTAAAAATTATCCTCAGCTGATTAACCGAAAGCCAATAAAACCAGGACTTAATCCCACTTATGCCCGAAAGACAAAGCATATTTTCCCGATCCGGTGAAGAAAAGTGTCAGCGCACCAAAGAGGTATAAGCCTAAAAGTTCAACGCCCCATCCTCCGCTTTTTCCGAGTGCAAAAATCGAGGAAGCATGAACCAACAGCATAGCTGTAAGGCAATTGGCTACATAAATCAGGGCAGCCACCCGGGTTCTGTAACCGATAATAAGCATTAAGGGCGCAAGCAATTCCCCGATATAAACGCCGTTGGCGAAAAAGGCCGGCAACCCGATATCGGTCAGATCCGCCTGTATGCCACTGATTCCTTTGCGGATTTTCTGTATCCCATGTAAGAACATCAAAATTCCAAGGGCCAGCCTGAGAATCAGTAACCCTGTATCTGCATTTTTAGCCATTTGTGGAAATGTTTTATTTAAAGATGTGAAATTATTCGTTTTTGGGTAAAAACACAAAAGGTGATGCATTGTTTACATCACCTTTTGTCGAAAAAATGAAATCCTGGATAACCAGGATATAAAATCAGCACCTGGTTGAAAGCATCAGCCTGCTCCTAATTCTTTTTTCGTTTGGTCGTGGTGGTGGTTTTCGTCTTTTTCACCCCCGCAGTATTTCCTTTTTTTCCGGCTTTTGTTGTAGTGGTTGTTTTTCGGGTTCCCTGTTTATTTTGACCCTGAACCTTTGTTTCTGTGGTCGTGCGCTTTCCGGCTTTTACCGTACCATCGCCTTTTTTGACGGCAGTTTTGGTGGTCGTGGTTTTTTTGCCGGCTTTAACGTTGCCATCGGGATTTTTTACTGCACCCCGGGTAGTGGTTTTTTTGGTGACCACCGCGCCGTTTTTGGTCTTTTTCACCCCAACGGTAGTGGTCCGTTGTTTTACGGTAACAGAAGTTCTACGGTGAGGGGCGTAAACACGGTGCGCATTAACGACACGATGCGTATGGACCACCCGGTAGTGTGCATGGTAACGGGTGCATCTGTTATAATGCCACCTCCATGGATGAGGTCTCCAAGGACGCCACCATGTTGGGTAAACCCTCCACCCGTATGGAGATACCCAAACGACATAATTGGGGGCATAAATGTATCTTACTGATGGCCACACCCAGACATTTACCACGATCCTGTAAACAGCAATATCTGCAGACGGGCCTCCTTTGCCATCCATTTCAGCTTCCGCTTCGAAAGGTTCGGCATAAACTTCGGGCCCGTAAAGGTCTTCGTCTCCCTCGATCTGTAAAATAGCGGTTTCTTCTCCTGTTTTTTCGATTTCTATGACGGCGATGTCCTGTACTTCATTCTCATTGACGGGCACCTGAAGGATCAGTACGTGTACGTTTCCTTCCATTTTGTCTTCAACGCGGATGTAATCGATCTCTCCGTCTTCATTGAGGTCGAGATTGTTTACATCATTGTCTTCTTCGTTTAACCGTTTTTCAAAGTCTTCCGGGGAAGAAGAGATCTTAAACATTTCCAATGCTCCCTCAAGGCTGAAATTATCCCCGGGGAGCCCTGTGCTGTCGACAGGTTCGGATTGGGCAAAAACTGATGTTTGCAACAAAATCAGTGCAAAAATCAGCATAAAATTGATGTTTTTCATGGTGTAAATTTTTAGAAATGAATTCAATGGTCAATTTACTATTGACTGTTGAAAAAAGCAATGGTTTAATATTGCTTTATCATTTTTTTAACCATGAAAGAGGGGGCGCAGTTCCAAAATGTGCCTTTATAGAAAAAAGAGGAAAAATTGAATAGATTTCAACTTCATTCTTGCATGTAATCCGGATTGGAATTTTCTCCAATAAGACCTTGGATTCAATCCCATTTTTGAATCACCAACTTCTCCGAATACCGCCCATTAACCAAAACCACATAAATTCCTTCGGGTAAATTTTTAGTATCGATTTTATGCAGTAAAGATTCGGGTTCATTTTGATAAACAAGCCTGCCCATTCCATCAAAAATGCGGACATCATTGATGGGTAACTGACTTTCCTGCCCCAGAGTGATCTCAAAAAATGACTCCGCCGGATTAGGGGATACCTTGAGCAAAGGTGAATCAAAGACTACTTCGTCAACCCCGATGATCCCGCATGCTGCCTCTACTTCTACCCTTGAATTGCAGCCGGGAGCATTGTTCACTATTTCCACCTCATTTTCTTCTTCTGAAAAATTTAGTAGAAAATTACAGATACTCACCGCCTCACAGACTGGGAGGTTTAGGTTGTCTTTGATGAAAACGGAAGTAAAATGGGCGGTATCAACGGCAAAACCAAGCAATGAAACAAGTGATGGATTGCCTTGTATTAGCAGACTTCCTACTGTATCTAATTGAGAGAGGGAAGTAATATCATTCAAATTCTGATTTTCCTTTAAAACAAGCCACGATTCAACCTGTTTCAGATGGTGAAGTCCAGACAAATTCTCCAAAGAAGGGCTGCTGAATATCCCCAGGGAATGAAGGTTTTCAATGTCTTGCAAGGGGGTTAATGTTGATAAAATTTCGTTGCCATAAAAGGAAATAGAACGGACATCTTCACCCGTAATCTCGTCAAAAGCACTTAACCCGGTTAGGTCATCATTTTCATAAATACTGATTCCTTCTGAAAAACCAGGTAAGCTCGTTATATCAGTCAGGTTTTCATTGGAGATAATAGCTAACCTCTCTACAGAGGCAAGGCTGTCCAGCCCGTTTAAGGTGACAAGACCATTATTATTCTCAATATAAACCTGCGTTATTATGCCCCCCGGTTTCAAACCGTCCACACTTTCCAGCGCATCATTCTCCACCACATGAAGTTCATCGATGTATGCCTGATTTTGCAATCCATCCAGATCAGGCAAAGCATTATTGTTTTCTATCCTAAGATCGTACAGGTTTGTGATAGCTCCCAGCCCTTCCAGACTTTGCAAGGCATCATTACCTTCAATAACTACATCCCATAGATCATCATACATTTGACCAGGGTCTTCAGGAATGGCTTCTGCATAGGTAATTCCTTCCAGGCCATGCAAGTCCAGCAGGTTATCATTATCTACAATAATCAAGGGGCTTGCCCATAAAGAAAATACACCCTCGATATTTTGGAGACCTGTTAAATGAAGCAGGGCATCGTTATTTTCGATAATGAAATAATCCAGCATGCCTGAAATTCCGGACAATTGGCTTATATCTGTCAGGGAAGGATTGTCCAGAATCCAAAGCTCACTAACCGTTGTATTAATATTTTCCAACCCGGACAGGCTGGTAAGCGAATTAAGGCTCGATAAATGCAACATGGTAATACTTGTCAGAAAGTGGAGACTTTCCAGAGAAGAAACAGAAGCCCCGGTTATCGTCAACCTGTGAATTTCCGAACAATTCGGATACATCGTTGCAAAAGCTTCTACCTCTATCTGACCGGATAAATAAATATTCAGGTTATCCGGGCATTGCGCCTTTCCGGCTAAAATGGCCAGGAATAATATCCATACTGAAAGTAAGATTTTTCTTTTCATGATTTTTGGATTTTGTAATGAAGTCCTTTGTACAGGATAAAAATCGGTAATAATTTCCCGAGAAAAAGCCTCCGAGGTTTCCCTCCCCGGAAAAGGCTAAATTACCGGAAGTTATTCTCAAAACCGTAATAGAAACCTCGAAGGTTTAACCGCACTTATTGCCTGACAACTTTCCCAACCCACCGATCATTCACCACCACCACATAAATTCCTGGTTGCCAGTTGTCCGCTGTCAGGGAAACGGATGACTGTGGAGGAAATTCCTTTTCAAAAACAACCCGACCGGCAAGGTCATAAACTTGTACATGTTTAATACCCGACGAGGCGCCATTTTCGAAAGCTGTTTTATACAACCTGACTGTAAAGAAACTGCTTACAGGGTTCGGGCTAATGGAAAGTCCAATATTTTCCTCTGGCGGGATCAAAATCGTCGTTGTGCTATCACAAAAAGCAGGATCAAGGCAGCCCCATTCATCTAATTTCAGGAGCCAGCCCCGCTGAGGGTAGTCTTCGTATGAAGAGAATGACTGTGAAAGGCCACAGGCCACAATACCATGATCTTCTGTTTCCGCGGCATCCGATAACTCGCTATACCGATTAGAGGTGGAAATGATCTTTCGTTCCCAGTCAATGACACCATTTTGATCAAATTTCACCAACCAGCCTTTTTGTCGCCAGACGTCATCTGTCTGGAAGGTGTCCCACACAGCTCCTAATGCAATAAATTTACCATCATAAGTTTGGATAAGACTGTTGAACCGTGTTAAAGAAGACTGCTGGCCTAAAATCATATCCCATTCCTTGTTTAAAGTACTATCCAATTTACATATATAGCCTTGATAACGTGCATAACCGGCTTCGCTGGTTTCTTTGAAATATTTGGATACAAACACAAATCCTCCATCTGGAGTTTTTAGTATTTTTTGAGGTTCAAGTGTCTTTGGGGTATCATTATTCCATTCGAAAAGAATATCTCCGTCCTGGTTTGTTTTTAATATGGTAGAGTGACTCCCGTCCTGATTTGTAATGCGTAGCCCTATTAAATATGTACTATCTGTCTCAATCGTGAAACAACCGGGAATATAATAGGCTAATGAACTTTCGTACTCCCTTTCCCAAAGCACATTTCCCTCATTATCTGAATAAATAAGCACTGAAGATATAGGATATCCTGCCGGGTACCCGGATTCTTGTCTGTTTGCCAAAAATAATAAATCATTATTAGCGAGAATTATTCCACTAATAAAACGGTAGGCATAGCTGTTTTCTGAAGGAGGGTATATCTTTATCCAATCAACAGAGGAATGTTGATCTATCATTGCTGCAAAGCCGAAATCATCAGCAAAATAATCTCCTGCGCCACCAACTACAAGTGTTTTATTTTCTTTTTGATAAATTGATCTACCTGCATAAGGAATAAATTCCATAGGGGTATCTGGCCCATATTCATTAAACCAGGAGAAGACCTCCCCGGATAAATCAAACTTTGAAATCATCAATTTACCGGGATAATACGGAGGAATCAAAACCGCCCCTCGGCCAATAGTAATGATCGTATCGCCCTTCACCAAAATATTTGAAAAATCCATGGCCGGAATTTCTTCCTGGAAAATAATCCTTTCATTGAAAGTCTGACACTGCACTTCCTGAAGAATAGACAAAAGTAAAAAACAGACAATGAGCATTCGCAATAAGTTCATTGGCATAATTTTTTTTATTCGTGCAAACCCGGAACAATATCAAGAAGATGGAAAGCAAAAAAGACGAGATGTGTTTCCATTTGTTTCCGGGTTGATTCCTCCAAATATAGTTCTTTTTTTTGACGAATCCCAAACTTTAGCGCTTAATGGGGCTTATGGTCAAATATCTTAGGGAAATGTAAAACCTGAAATGGCAATTTTAAATTTAAAGTACTGACTTTAAGTGATTTACAAGATCAGGCATGTCAATTTGTTTTTTATCGTTCTTTAGTGAGGCGAAGTTAGCGTTTTGCAAAATATGAAATCTTTATTCTAGAAGAAGGTTGAGACAGGTTTCCTATCAACACGCATTATCCCGACGGCAGCACCTTCATTCGATCATTTAAACGCTGGACAGGCATAACGCCACGGGTTTACCGTGAAAATTTGCTTTCCCTGTCCTAAACCTGACAAACAATATTTTCAATAGGAATAAAAATTATTGCCAGACATAAATTGTCCTCCCAAAAAATTATCTTTGGGCAAGCCCCCAAAGGAAAAACTTATCCCCCATTTTCAATATAAAAAAATTGTGTCCGGGTTGAAAGCTGTTTTGAGCTATTGAGTGAATAGCCCATAAAATTTTCGATTAACATCAAAACATACAAAGAGAATGCGGTTTCCTTTACTTGCCACTTTAGCCTTTATTGTTTTCCCTTTTTTCCTTTATGCACAAAATGAAGACTGCATCACCGCAGAAGTCATTTGCTCTGACGGCCCCGTTGTTTTCAACCCTAGCGGATCCGGAATAGATGATTTTGCAGATCCGGATAATGACAATGACTGCCTGCTTTCCTTTGAAAACCAAAGCGGATGGTATTATTTTGAATTCCGCGCGGATATGCCTCCAAACAGCCAGATCGAGTTCACCGTTAATCCGGATGGAGGTTTTGGGGAAGATTATGATTTCGCCATTTTCGGGCCGGACGTCAATTGTGGAAATCTGGGCTCTCCTATCAGATGTTCTTATGCTGCTTCAAATTGTGCTTTTTGTCCGCAAACTGGATTGGGAAACGGCGCTACAGACCTTTCAGAAAGTGCATTTGGCGACGGTTTCGTAGCGCCTCTGATTGTACAACCCGGCCAGGGATTTTACCTGCTGCTCGACAACTGGCTGGGAAGCTCCACCGGGTTTAGCATGACCTGGGGCGGCTCAGCAGCGCCTTTTTTGAATTGTAATGTCGATCCTACCTGTGACCTCGAACTTACCCCCGGTGCACCCGTTGCACTTTGTGGAGGCGACCCTGCTTTTTCCATGCCGGTTTCCGTATCAGACAATATGGGTGGCGAGGTTTATAGCTGGACGGCTACCGGTGCGGGGCTGAGCTACTTATCCGCCACCAATGTCCTCAACCCCACCGTAACCATTCCTCAAAATTTTTCAGGAACCCTCACCTATACCCTCACTGCAACAGAAGGAAATTGTGAAGCCATGGCCGATGTAGTCATCAACGTTTCACCCCTGCCGACCGTGTCTGTAACCGGGCCGGCAAGCGCTTGCGGAGATGCAACGGTGACATTGAGCGCTACGCCCGGTTTGACCAGTTACGTATGGTCAAACGGAGGCAACACCCCTGATATTTCGGTCACTCAATCCGGAACTTATTCCGTCACGGCGACCGACAGCAACGGGTGTCAGAATGAAGATTCGTTTACGGTGGAAATACTGCCTGGCCCGGAACTGACCAGTGATGGTCCGGTGGCGCTATGCGGCGGTGACCCTCCTTTTTCCATGCCCGTTTCTGTCACGGGTGTTATGGGGGCAGAAACTTACAGCTGGACCGGGACGGCCCTGGCGCTTTCCTACTTATCCGCCACCAATATATTAAATCCAACGGTAACCATTCCTCAAAATTTCTCCGGTAGCCTCACTTATTCTCTGACCGTCACGGAAGGAGATTGTGATGACATGATCGATATTACGATAATGATTTCCCCTTTACCAGATGTTTTCATCAGCGGACCGGAGGGCGTTTGTGAAGGCAGTTCGGCCAACCTGAGTGCCACCCCGGGGTATCCTGGTTATCAATGGTCTAATGGCGGCAATTCCGCAAACATCAACGTAACTGAAGCAGGAACCTACACCGTCACGGTCACCGACAGCAATGGCTGTCAGAATGAAACCTCTTTTGACCTGGCCGTTTATCCCTTGCCCGCTCCTCAAATTAGCGGAAATGCTTTCGTCTGCCTGGGACACCCTACGGTCTTAACGGTTACTCCCGGGTTCGAAACCTATTTATGGTCCAATGGAGCCACCAGTCAAACGGCCACGTATTCCGAACCCGGCATAGCTATGCTACTGGTGACCGATGCGAACGGGTGTGAAGGTTATGCAGAATTTGATATAACCGATGTTAATATCCCGCCCCCTGTAATCATCGGGGATCCAGTGTTCTGCCCCGGTGAAACCTCGACATTGTACACCGAGGATTTATACGCGGGATATTTCTGGAGTAACGGTTCTACCGATGCACAGATAGTGGTGTCCGAGGGCGACAACTATTTTGTAACCGTAACAGATGCAAACGGATGCGAGGCCGTATCGGCTTTTGTAGTCCTGGAAGCACCCGAATTATTCCCCCAGATCCTAGGCGTGCCAGGTGTTTGCGAAGGCGAAGTGGCCACCCTGGTTGTCCAGGGGAATTACCCGGTATATGATTGGAGTACCGGTGCCACCAACCAGTCGGTGATCGTAAATCCGGGCACCTACTCCGTAACCATAACAGATAATTACAATTGCTCCTTTTCCACTGATTTTACGCTGACCGAAAATCCACTCCCTGATCCGGAGATCACAGGATTACCCAGTTTTTGTCTGGACGCTTCCACCACACTTTCGGTGTCGCAGAATTTCGACCAGTATTATTGGTCCAATGGAGCCACCACCCAAAGTGTGGAAATCAACGAAGAAGGCAACCACTCCGTTACCGTTGTCGACATTAATGGCTGCATAGGTGAAACTTCCATAATGGTATCGGAACTTGAAATGCTCGAACCAGGCATCTCAGGCACCCCGGAATTTTGCACCGGAAGTTCCACCATTCTGACCGGAGAAAGTGGGTATGTTTCCTATTTGTGGTCGAATGGGGAAGAGACTCAGTCTGTCACGATAGATTCCGCCGGAGTTATAAGTCTTTATGTAACGGATAACAACGGTTGTTCCGGTTCCACAACCATAACAACACTTGAAAATCCACTTCCCGAACCTCAAATCAATACAGCGGGTTATTTTTGTGAAGGAGATTCTGTATTGCTTGAAGTCAATACTATTTACCCCCAATATTCCTGGTCCAATGCAGCAACAACCTCACAGATTTTCGCCTCCCAGGCAGGCAATTATTTTGTGAACGTAACCGATGCCAATGGCTGTGAAGCGACTGCCATGACAACCATTGAATCTATAACGCTACCGGTTCCCGGAATTGAAGGTTCCCTGCAATTTTGTCCGGGCACCACTACCAGCCTATTGGGAGAGGAAGGTTTTGTCACCTACCAATGGAGCGGAGGGCAAAACA
This sequence is a window from Lewinellaceae bacterium. Protein-coding genes within it:
- a CDS encoding T9SS type A sorting domain-containing protein, encoding MMKVSHISTMLHSTTTFFFFILILAILSPLTGMGQPFQRNFGNTLDNGFTKVIQDGSNYYILGSNEPSSGATRQATVTRLDASGIHQWTLSLTIPSVWNDAVITPDGKLIMVGSTLPFDPTAQGIMGKVNSSGAFEWLKQQNITGRDALNRIVYNPVPENPMFPYYVLGTQFEPGGTPTTEDVILHTMNDNGTWGWKKIFPGAGDNEFSRDLEVLPGSGDLILAGNNAAGLIYRADNSGNVFTGVQIGGIYFNDVAQRSAGGFYATANSLSGSDAYVLKLDQDLLIQWDIQIPQLTFVRQVWEGPAGSLYVTGDGIFGGNFRTVIIKLSDNGPTVSWVKYLNSGSNFANGSLWYLPSGTMAYTDERILPVTFGGTCAYVSVSDLDLNTCKVSSDMISLIFFDPFPDGPPLPSIEFQDVPMEINLIDTASLNWLEAEVCSNAPCEASFDITLLDECGLAQITGTSTGPGNLDYLWCDASTSASFTTQLECGENTFCVSVTCEDGTVSTATQTINFSENIPPVALCVPGFGVELDPDCTYTLTPQQIDAGSTDNCFIKKLEISPSVLTGCGDHVITLTVTDWCDNTSTCTTGVQTIEAVPPTIMCPPNLTINCNESTDPAQTGFATATDNCTASPTITYTDITFGSFPCDGVIQRTWTATDECGNESSCIQNIMVMDNVPPTANCNSGVTVALDANCMASISAADIDENSFDNCQIASMSVSPNTFTHCGEFQVTLTVTDICGLQGTCTSVVTVIDGIAPMVTCPQDVTVTAFLPDCEAVVNNIYILSASDNCSIASIMYVISGATTLSGTGDASGQTFQQGTSTVTYTVTDDCGNTASCSFDVIVECVQCTCNGFANLSFYNLGVPDVAVSCNQPTVELPCIPNDGLYWFKGDLLCSADCPSSIDYQISANGGPAILSGSVFGGIQIPILSFGAAQIGGPGNYQLILTGNCGGDICTCVINFTVPECCDCGEFSEMTFRPAQGAMNLPISCGDTMGILCNQAFSPQVSGLFQCQGPQCPAVNNINWTLSEPGGPITQSGLINGPNFNFSLTPAWFNTPGIYTLTFTGSCGGQYCPPCVLYFESEGCNCCTDQEAFLQAVANFQANAQFGNCSINVNGTGLNDCLQVTWDWGDGSPLEGPYSNNTPVSHSYTGTPAPPYTVCYTIQEFNAGEVCWEITVCLDEQVFCDTCSCGELSDLTWRPSQGAPNIPIECGDSLVLGCLNPGANVMFEGHFDCIGEDCPPPLVNWVLREKGTQLFVGAGTVSGSNFQIPLPASYFTFPKVYELFIIGECNGVLCQECMFMIMTTECPCECGEFTEMSFRPTQGSMNIPINCGDTMGILCNQAFPPEISGFFQCQGTDCPPDNTLTWTLNEPTGPITQSGTTNGGNFTISLTPAWFNHPGIYSLTITGNCGGQACPPCILYFESAGCDCCADYEAFIANVQNAVAVSVDNAMCKATVNIGDLGDCNDYLDFIDWGDNQVYLGPFTSGDMPMHVYSGSGVYQVCYKAIEKDANGVICFDSTFCKAIDIACSIQQDTCVMAPDGLVGWWPMDDQWGDPDVIDISGGLHHGIPEPNGFVGLPNGPEPVAGKVDGALDFVSVPGTSWVTVNNHNDFQFGGGSFSIDAWINTDMGTQTEPIVSKINYLTNTGYALSIQGTSPYYLTLELGTGTMVEYLQGPAITPGVWNFVAVSVLPQNWVTFYVGNASSSGVLSQISLPIGVTDAANTLPLLIGKNPSNPHWDITIDELEIFSLALYPWEFNTIWQAGALGKCKPACLCGNLGADVDAGYTVFRLNDTSTIYQFHPIGLLDDCDLVVWDWGHDGAVSESTGRAVVSHTFPNSADYTVTMTVNRLEDNGNTCSASTNSIVNSLRDFADDANLFHLFPNPTNGHLTLRFDGPAPRKGQWQVIDLWGRVVRTETLEPNKPQHQLNIESLPAGLYFVKVLDDGIPVWIEKVIKQ
- a CDS encoding DoxX family protein, giving the protein MAKNADTGLLILRLALGILMFLHGIQKIRKGISGIQADLTDIGLPAFFANGVYIGELLAPLMLIIGYRTRVAALIYVANCLTAMLLVHASSIFALGKSGGWGVELLGLYLFGALTLFFTGSGKYALSFGHKWD